In one Arachis duranensis cultivar V14167 chromosome 9, aradu.V14167.gnm2.J7QH, whole genome shotgun sequence genomic region, the following are encoded:
- the LOC107464133 gene encoding uncharacterized protein LOC107464133, which produces MTDKRENVIRQRAETMVGCKAMIMVRKVKSVSWVVTCFVKEHTHPLAGPGGGRRDFIYEQYPGEWDRIRELNQQLTAEKKRSVTYKRHLEVEHIDVDEYNESLLKKIQHIVYNVKEMESKEEQSQLNFQSATL; this is translated from the exons ATGACTGACAAGCGTGAAAATGTTATACGGCAAAGGGCTGAGACAATGGTTGGTTGCAAGGCAATGATAATGGTAAGGAAAGTAAAATCCGTTAGCTGGGTTGTTACATGTTTTG taaaGGAACACACACACCCTCTTGCTGGTCCAGGAGGTGGCAGAAGGGATTTCATCTACGAACAATATCCG GGCGAATGGGATAGAATTCGGGAATTAAATCAGCAGTTGACAGCAGAGAAAAAGAGGTCTGTCACCTACAAAAGACATCTTGAAGTTGAGCACATTGACGTCGACGAGTATAACGAGAGCCTATTGAAGAAAATACAACACATAGTATACAATGTAAAGGAGatggaaagcaaagaagaacaaagtCAATTGAACTTTCAATCAGCCACCCTTTAA
- the LOC107464219 gene encoding uncharacterized protein LOC107464219 isoform X1: MNSEPIAPSKLTYQNPKFSLQWFCRSGAAVRAVGASASSLVIRHPPSPCPRSPWILSPLCRHSPLCCHSLSSRRTLSMSPSKVHCSWTRHFWLYFDACSTYNLREDDKCWLFPVILFLFKSIQARFVNWHIANREIQDFSLFCPDPDAFWDHEPGL; encoded by the exons ATGAACTCTGAACCCATAGCACCTTCCAAACTCACTTaccaaaaccctaaattctCCCTGCAATGGTTCTGCCGCAGTGGCGCCGCCGTCCGTGCTGTCGGCGCCTCTGCTTCCTCTCTTGTAATTCGGCATCCTCCTTCCCCCTGTCCCCGTTCTCCCTGGATTCTCTCGCCGCTGTGTCGCCACTCGCCGCTGTGTTGCCACTCGCTGTCGTCTCGCCGGACGCTGTCCATGTCGCCGTCGAAG GTACATTGTTCTTGGACGAGGCACTTTTGGCTATATTTTGATGCTTGTTCAACTTACAATTTACG GGAAGATGATAAATGCTGGCTTTTTCCGGTCATCCTTTTTCTGTTCAAGTCGATACAAGCTCGCTTTGTCAATTGGCACATAGCAAATAGAGAAATCCAagatttttctctcttttgtccGGATCCAGATGCTTTTTGGGATCATGAACCTGGTTTATGA
- the LOC107464219 gene encoding uncharacterized protein LOC107464219 isoform X2, translating to MVLPQWRRRPCCRRLCFLSCNSASSFPLSPFSLDSLAAVSPLAAVLPLAVVSPDAVHVAVEGKMINAGFFRSSFFCSSRYKLALSIGT from the exons ATGGTTCTGCCGCAGTGGCGCCGCCGTCCGTGCTGTCGGCGCCTCTGCTTCCTCTCTTGTAATTCGGCATCCTCCTTCCCCCTGTCCCCGTTCTCCCTGGATTCTCTCGCCGCTGTGTCGCCACTCGCCGCTGTGTTGCCACTCGCTGTCGTCTCGCCGGACGCTGTCCATGTCGCCGTCGAAG GGAAGATGATAAATGCTGGCTTTTTCCGGTCATCCTTTTTCTGTTCAAGTCGATACAAGCTCGCTTTGTCAATTGGCACATAG